The following coding sequences are from one Venturia canescens isolate UGA chromosome 5, ASM1945775v1, whole genome shotgun sequence window:
- the Sirt2 gene encoding NAD-dependent protein deacetylase sirtuin-2 isoform X4, whose amino-acid sequence MDKSQEKEEDEKALRDLGDSQSDKTAGASSEKPENKDSGIEKIRKYFSEKLKMYDSTDSAKSETKEKKILDTLDLDGVVEYIKQKNCRKIITMAGAGISTSAGIPDFRSPSSGLYHNLGKYNLPHPQAIFEIDFFMENPEPFFVLAKELLPEGFKPTPSHYFIRLLWEKGLLLRHYTQNVDTLERVAGLPGEKLVEAHGTFHTGHCLKCRALYTLEWMKDKISASLVPKCDKCKEGIVKPDIVFFGEMLPERFHTLIDQDFRQADLLIIMGSSLVVQPFASLVDRVSSTCPRLLINKEKVGIQDRLTRFLGFGQGLVFDPKSSEVGRDVAWIGDCDTGCQLLADKLNWGEELRVLIKKEHERLQAEYSVDN is encoded by the exons ATGGATAAATcgcaagaaaaagaagaagatgaaaaag CGCTGAGAGATCTCGGAGACTCTCAGAGCGATAAAACAGCTGGTGCCTCTTCAGAAAAACCGGAGAATAAAGATTCTGGTATAGAAAAAATCCGCAAGTACTTCAGCGAAAAGCTCAAGATGTATGATTCAACAGACTCTGCAAAATCGGAgacaaaggagaaaaaaattttggataCTCTGGATCTTGATGGCGTAGTGGAgtatataaaacaaaaaaattgtcgtaAAATCATAACAATGGCTGGTGCTGGAATATCAACGT CTGCTGGAATTCCTGATTTTCGGTCTCCATCAAGTGGCCTTTACCACAATCTTGGCAAATACAATTTGCCTCATCCACAAGCTATTTTCGAAATagattttttcatggaaaatcCAGAACCCTTCTTTGTTCTGGCCAAAGAATTGTTACCCGAGGGTTTTAAACCAACGCCAAGTCACTATTTCATTCGTTTGTTGTGGGAAAAAGGTTTGTTGCTGAGACATTACACACAGAATGTTGATACCCTGGAAAGAGTTGCTGGACTTCCTGGAGAAAAACTTGTTGAAGCTCACGGCACATTCCACACTGGACACTGTCTTAAATGTCGAGCTCTGTACACTTTGGAATGGATGAAAG ATAAAATAAGTGCCAGTTTGGTCCCAAAATGTGACAAATGCAAAGAGGGAATCGTCAAACCTGAcattgtattttttggtgaaatGTTACCGGAACGTTTCCATACACTTATCGATCAAGATTTCCGTCAAGCTGATCTGCTGATAATCATGGGCTCCAGCCTTGTTGTCCAGCCTTTTGCTTCGCTCGTTGATcg AGTAAGTTCCACTTGCCCGAGGCTTCTGATTAACAAAGAAAAAGTCGGAATTCAGGACAGACTTACAAGATTTTTGGGATTTGGACAAGGATTAGTTTTTGATCCCAAAAGCTCAGAAGTAGGACGTGACGTGGCATGGATTGGAGATTGTGACACTGGATGTCAGTTATTGGCTGACAAACTCAATTGGGGG GAGGAGTTGAGGGTGCTAATTAAGAAAGAACACGAAAGACTACAGGCCGAATATTCCGTTGATAATTAA
- the Cbs gene encoding cystathionine beta-synthase, whose amino-acid sequence MELDLPNRPSTCTWSINAKDSPHTKRDETSNRNKILPDILHAIGQTPMVRLNNITKLHGIKCEMYAKCEYFNPGGSVKDRIGYRMVLDAEAKGILKPGCTIIEPTSGNTGIGLAMAAAVRGYRCIIVMPEKMSNEKLYTLKALGAEIIRTPTEASWDSEEGHIATSQKLRSQIPNSVILDQYTNPGNPLAHYDGTATEILEQCDGKIDYFVGGAGTGGTISGIGRKLKEMSPETKIIAVDPEGSILADIDESDAEASSIKFYEVEGIGYDFIPTVLDRNVIDNWVKSNDHEAFTIVRELIKTEGLLCGGSSGSALSVALKLAKDLPAEKRVVVLLPDGIRNYMTKFVSDHWMEARGFADVPQPVESNKWWWNLHISNLNITKGMSLPQSATCQEALNLLESEKLERIPITSDNFIKGLVTLHTLMSRLIAGSVKKSDPATEVIQRQFLKVCRMTTLARLSRILETDAFVVVVDEHDHGHFIGLVTQKDLFNFISKGAQPCTNGNA is encoded by the exons ATGGAACTGGACCTACCGAACCGACCGTCAACCTGTACATGGTCCATAAATGCTAAGGATTCACCACATACGAAACGAGACGA AACTAGCAACAGGAATAAAATACTGCCAGATATTTTACATGCCATTGGACAAACGCCCATGGTACGCCTCAACAATATTACAAAATTACATGGCATCAAATGTGAAATGT atGCAAAATGTGAATATTTCAATCCAGGAGGTTCGGTCAAGGACAGAATTGGTTATAGAATGGTGCTGGATGCAGAAGCCAAAGGTATATTGAAACCAGGCTGCACAATAATAGAACCAACAAGTGGAAACACTGGTATAGGGCTGGCCATGGCAGCAGCTGTTCGAGGGTACAGATGCATTATAGTTATGCCTGAGAAAATGTCCAATGAAAAGCTCTACACCCTCAAGGCTTTGGGTGCTGAAATCATAAGAACTCCAACAGAGGCAAGCTGGGACAGCGAGGAGGGTCATATTGCGACTTCGCAGAAATTGAGAAGTCAAATTCCTAACAGTGTTATACTTGATCAg tataCAAATCCTGGAAATCCTCTGGCTCATTACGACGGAACAGCGACTGAGATTTTAGAGCAGTGTGATGGAAAAATTGACTATTTTGTTGGAGGTGCTGGTACAGGTGGCACGATAAGCGGTATTGGTCGTAAACTCAAGGAAATGTCTCCTGAAACAAAGATTATTGCTGTCGATCCGGAAGGCAGTATTTTAGCAGATATCGATGAATCTGACGCCGAAGCGAGTTCCATTAAATTTTATGAGGTTGAGGGAATTGG GTACGACTTTATTCCAACGGTGCTCGATCGAAACGTTATCGATAATTGGGTGAAAAGTAACGACCACGAGGCGTTCACAATTGTACGAGAGCTCATAAAAACCGAAGGTCTGTTATGCGGCGGAAGCAGCGGTTCCGCTCTTTCAGTAGCTCTGAAACTAGCGAAAGATCTTCCAGCCGAAAAACGCGTTGTGGTCCTTTTGCCCGATGGCATAAGGAATTATATGACCAAATTCGTTTCCGACCATTGGATGGAGGCGAGAGGATTTGCG gACGTTCCACAGCCAGTGGAATCCAACAAGTGGTGGTGGAATTTACACATTTCAAATCTCAATATCACAAAAGGGATGAGCCTTCCTCAAAGCGCAACTTGCCAAGAAGCGTTAAATCTTCTTGAAAGCGAAAAACTGGAAAGAATCCCAATTACGAGCGATAATTTCATAAAAGGTCTTGTAACTTTGCACACTCTCATGAGCCGACTAATAGCAGGGtcggtgaaaaaaagtgatcCTGCTACTGAGGTGATACAGAGACAATTTCTGAAAGTTTGTCGAATGACAACTCTTGCCAGACTTTCAAGGATTCTCGAAACTGACGCTTTTGTAGTCGTTGTTGACGAACATGATCATGGCCATTTCATTGGACTCGTTACTCAGAAAGAcctttttaatttcatcagcAAAGGCGCTCAACCATGCACCAATGGAAACGcttga
- the Sirt2 gene encoding NAD-dependent protein deacetylase sirtuin-2 isoform X2, with the protein MIIVDSLGLERFVEIRNEKRIITSKKSAYSRIVFTTHYLYTRNKVKHLCKMDKSQEKEEDEKALRDLGDSQSDKTAGASSEKPENKDSGIEKIRKYFSEKLKMYDSTDSAKSETKEKKILDTLDLDGVVEYIKQKNCRKIITMAGAGISTSAGIPDFRSPSSGLYHNLGKYNLPHPQAIFEIDFFMENPEPFFVLAKELLPEGFKPTPSHYFIRLLWEKGLLLRHYTQNVDTLERVAGLPGEKLVEAHGTFHTGHCLKCRALYTLEWMKDKISASLVPKCDKCKEGIVKPDIVFFGEMLPERFHTLIDQDFRQADLLIIMGSSLVVQPFASLVDRVSSTCPRLLINKEKVGIQDRLTRFLGFGQGLVFDPKSSEVGRDVAWIGDCDTGCQLLADKLNWGEELRVLIKKEHERLQAEYSVDN; encoded by the exons ATGATTATAGTTGATTCATTAGGTTTGGAACGATTTGTCGAAatccgaaatgaaaaaag AATCATTACCTCCAAAAAAAGTGCATACTCACGTATTGTTTTTACAACTCATTATTTATACACGCGAAACAAAGTGAAACACTTGTGCAAAATGGATAAATcgcaagaaaaagaagaagatgaaaaag CGCTGAGAGATCTCGGAGACTCTCAGAGCGATAAAACAGCTGGTGCCTCTTCAGAAAAACCGGAGAATAAAGATTCTGGTATAGAAAAAATCCGCAAGTACTTCAGCGAAAAGCTCAAGATGTATGATTCAACAGACTCTGCAAAATCGGAgacaaaggagaaaaaaattttggataCTCTGGATCTTGATGGCGTAGTGGAgtatataaaacaaaaaaattgtcgtaAAATCATAACAATGGCTGGTGCTGGAATATCAACGT CTGCTGGAATTCCTGATTTTCGGTCTCCATCAAGTGGCCTTTACCACAATCTTGGCAAATACAATTTGCCTCATCCACAAGCTATTTTCGAAATagattttttcatggaaaatcCAGAACCCTTCTTTGTTCTGGCCAAAGAATTGTTACCCGAGGGTTTTAAACCAACGCCAAGTCACTATTTCATTCGTTTGTTGTGGGAAAAAGGTTTGTTGCTGAGACATTACACACAGAATGTTGATACCCTGGAAAGAGTTGCTGGACTTCCTGGAGAAAAACTTGTTGAAGCTCACGGCACATTCCACACTGGACACTGTCTTAAATGTCGAGCTCTGTACACTTTGGAATGGATGAAAG ATAAAATAAGTGCCAGTTTGGTCCCAAAATGTGACAAATGCAAAGAGGGAATCGTCAAACCTGAcattgtattttttggtgaaatGTTACCGGAACGTTTCCATACACTTATCGATCAAGATTTCCGTCAAGCTGATCTGCTGATAATCATGGGCTCCAGCCTTGTTGTCCAGCCTTTTGCTTCGCTCGTTGATcg AGTAAGTTCCACTTGCCCGAGGCTTCTGATTAACAAAGAAAAAGTCGGAATTCAGGACAGACTTACAAGATTTTTGGGATTTGGACAAGGATTAGTTTTTGATCCCAAAAGCTCAGAAGTAGGACGTGACGTGGCATGGATTGGAGATTGTGACACTGGATGTCAGTTATTGGCTGACAAACTCAATTGGGGG GAGGAGTTGAGGGTGCTAATTAAGAAAGAACACGAAAGACTACAGGCCGAATATTCCGTTGATAATTAA
- the Trs33 gene encoding trafficking protein particle complex subunit 6b produces MKPQLADTKVNLQVGSGEADECLFEYLHAEMVNYVHSMPSSDNNQKDGEEDLSKLEWMGFGVGYRVIERLTREWPRFKDELDMIKFICTDFWSSLYQKQMDNLKTNHHGIYVLQDYEFRLLSKLGSGESNQYLREAPRLLAFTCGLLRGSLANLGIISEVTAEIFSLPGCKFHVKVQRV; encoded by the exons ATGAAGCCGCAATTGGCGGATACCAAAGTTAATTTACAAGTTGGTTCTGGTGAGGCTGACGAATGTCTGTTCGAATATTTACACGCTGAAATGGTTAACTATGTGCATTCAATGCCATCGAGTGATAATAAC CAAAAAGATGGGGAAGAGGATCTGTCGAAATTGGAGTGGATGGGATTCGGCGTGGGATACAGGGTGATTGAGCGTTTGACCAGAGAGTGGCCACGTTTTAAGGATGAGCTTGACATGATTAAATTTATATGCACCGACTTCTGGTCAAGTCTCTATCAAAAACAAATGGACAATCTGAAAACTAATCATCACGGCATTTATGTCCTTCAAGACTATGAATTCAGACTTTTGTCTAAGCTTGGTTCGGGCGAAAGCAATCAATATTTGCGAGAGGCGCCTAGATTATTAGCTTTCACTTGTGGCCTGCTGCGAGGGAGCCTCGCTAATTTGGGAATAATCAGCGAAGTCACAGcagaaatattttctcttcCTGGCTGTAAATTTCATGTGAAAGTTCAGAGGGTCTGA
- the Sirt2 gene encoding NAD-dependent protein deacetylase sirtuin-2 isoform X1, with protein sequence MIIVDSLGLERFVEIRNEKRIITSKKSAYSRIVFTTHYLYTRNKVKHLCKMDKSQEKEEDEKVSLFEILSNSALRDLGDSQSDKTAGASSEKPENKDSGIEKIRKYFSEKLKMYDSTDSAKSETKEKKILDTLDLDGVVEYIKQKNCRKIITMAGAGISTSAGIPDFRSPSSGLYHNLGKYNLPHPQAIFEIDFFMENPEPFFVLAKELLPEGFKPTPSHYFIRLLWEKGLLLRHYTQNVDTLERVAGLPGEKLVEAHGTFHTGHCLKCRALYTLEWMKDKISASLVPKCDKCKEGIVKPDIVFFGEMLPERFHTLIDQDFRQADLLIIMGSSLVVQPFASLVDRVSSTCPRLLINKEKVGIQDRLTRFLGFGQGLVFDPKSSEVGRDVAWIGDCDTGCQLLADKLNWGEELRVLIKKEHERLQAEYSVDN encoded by the exons ATGATTATAGTTGATTCATTAGGTTTGGAACGATTTGTCGAAatccgaaatgaaaaaag AATCATTACCTCCAAAAAAAGTGCATACTCACGTATTGTTTTTACAACTCATTATTTATACACGCGAAACAAAGTGAAACACTTGTGCAAAATGGATAAATcgcaagaaaaagaagaagatgaaaaag tcagtttatttgaaattttgtctaATTCAGCGCTGAGAGATCTCGGAGACTCTCAGAGCGATAAAACAGCTGGTGCCTCTTCAGAAAAACCGGAGAATAAAGATTCTGGTATAGAAAAAATCCGCAAGTACTTCAGCGAAAAGCTCAAGATGTATGATTCAACAGACTCTGCAAAATCGGAgacaaaggagaaaaaaattttggataCTCTGGATCTTGATGGCGTAGTGGAgtatataaaacaaaaaaattgtcgtaAAATCATAACAATGGCTGGTGCTGGAATATCAACGT CTGCTGGAATTCCTGATTTTCGGTCTCCATCAAGTGGCCTTTACCACAATCTTGGCAAATACAATTTGCCTCATCCACAAGCTATTTTCGAAATagattttttcatggaaaatcCAGAACCCTTCTTTGTTCTGGCCAAAGAATTGTTACCCGAGGGTTTTAAACCAACGCCAAGTCACTATTTCATTCGTTTGTTGTGGGAAAAAGGTTTGTTGCTGAGACATTACACACAGAATGTTGATACCCTGGAAAGAGTTGCTGGACTTCCTGGAGAAAAACTTGTTGAAGCTCACGGCACATTCCACACTGGACACTGTCTTAAATGTCGAGCTCTGTACACTTTGGAATGGATGAAAG ATAAAATAAGTGCCAGTTTGGTCCCAAAATGTGACAAATGCAAAGAGGGAATCGTCAAACCTGAcattgtattttttggtgaaatGTTACCGGAACGTTTCCATACACTTATCGATCAAGATTTCCGTCAAGCTGATCTGCTGATAATCATGGGCTCCAGCCTTGTTGTCCAGCCTTTTGCTTCGCTCGTTGATcg AGTAAGTTCCACTTGCCCGAGGCTTCTGATTAACAAAGAAAAAGTCGGAATTCAGGACAGACTTACAAGATTTTTGGGATTTGGACAAGGATTAGTTTTTGATCCCAAAAGCTCAGAAGTAGGACGTGACGTGGCATGGATTGGAGATTGTGACACTGGATGTCAGTTATTGGCTGACAAACTCAATTGGGGG GAGGAGTTGAGGGTGCTAATTAAGAAAGAACACGAAAGACTACAGGCCGAATATTCCGTTGATAATTAA
- the Sirt2 gene encoding NAD-dependent protein deacetylase sirtuin-2 isoform X5, which yields MHDALRDLGDSQSDKTAGASSEKPENKDSGIEKIRKYFSEKLKMYDSTDSAKSETKEKKILDTLDLDGVVEYIKQKNCRKIITMAGAGISTSAGIPDFRSPSSGLYHNLGKYNLPHPQAIFEIDFFMENPEPFFVLAKELLPEGFKPTPSHYFIRLLWEKGLLLRHYTQNVDTLERVAGLPGEKLVEAHGTFHTGHCLKCRALYTLEWMKDKISASLVPKCDKCKEGIVKPDIVFFGEMLPERFHTLIDQDFRQADLLIIMGSSLVVQPFASLVDRVSSTCPRLLINKEKVGIQDRLTRFLGFGQGLVFDPKSSEVGRDVAWIGDCDTGCQLLADKLNWGEELRVLIKKEHERLQAEYSVDN from the exons ATGCATGATG CGCTGAGAGATCTCGGAGACTCTCAGAGCGATAAAACAGCTGGTGCCTCTTCAGAAAAACCGGAGAATAAAGATTCTGGTATAGAAAAAATCCGCAAGTACTTCAGCGAAAAGCTCAAGATGTATGATTCAACAGACTCTGCAAAATCGGAgacaaaggagaaaaaaattttggataCTCTGGATCTTGATGGCGTAGTGGAgtatataaaacaaaaaaattgtcgtaAAATCATAACAATGGCTGGTGCTGGAATATCAACGT CTGCTGGAATTCCTGATTTTCGGTCTCCATCAAGTGGCCTTTACCACAATCTTGGCAAATACAATTTGCCTCATCCACAAGCTATTTTCGAAATagattttttcatggaaaatcCAGAACCCTTCTTTGTTCTGGCCAAAGAATTGTTACCCGAGGGTTTTAAACCAACGCCAAGTCACTATTTCATTCGTTTGTTGTGGGAAAAAGGTTTGTTGCTGAGACATTACACACAGAATGTTGATACCCTGGAAAGAGTTGCTGGACTTCCTGGAGAAAAACTTGTTGAAGCTCACGGCACATTCCACACTGGACACTGTCTTAAATGTCGAGCTCTGTACACTTTGGAATGGATGAAAG ATAAAATAAGTGCCAGTTTGGTCCCAAAATGTGACAAATGCAAAGAGGGAATCGTCAAACCTGAcattgtattttttggtgaaatGTTACCGGAACGTTTCCATACACTTATCGATCAAGATTTCCGTCAAGCTGATCTGCTGATAATCATGGGCTCCAGCCTTGTTGTCCAGCCTTTTGCTTCGCTCGTTGATcg AGTAAGTTCCACTTGCCCGAGGCTTCTGATTAACAAAGAAAAAGTCGGAATTCAGGACAGACTTACAAGATTTTTGGGATTTGGACAAGGATTAGTTTTTGATCCCAAAAGCTCAGAAGTAGGACGTGACGTGGCATGGATTGGAGATTGTGACACTGGATGTCAGTTATTGGCTGACAAACTCAATTGGGGG GAGGAGTTGAGGGTGCTAATTAAGAAAGAACACGAAAGACTACAGGCCGAATATTCCGTTGATAATTAA
- the Sirt2 gene encoding NAD-dependent protein deacetylase sirtuin-2 isoform X3: MDKSQEKEEDEKVSLFEILSNSALRDLGDSQSDKTAGASSEKPENKDSGIEKIRKYFSEKLKMYDSTDSAKSETKEKKILDTLDLDGVVEYIKQKNCRKIITMAGAGISTSAGIPDFRSPSSGLYHNLGKYNLPHPQAIFEIDFFMENPEPFFVLAKELLPEGFKPTPSHYFIRLLWEKGLLLRHYTQNVDTLERVAGLPGEKLVEAHGTFHTGHCLKCRALYTLEWMKDKISASLVPKCDKCKEGIVKPDIVFFGEMLPERFHTLIDQDFRQADLLIIMGSSLVVQPFASLVDRVSSTCPRLLINKEKVGIQDRLTRFLGFGQGLVFDPKSSEVGRDVAWIGDCDTGCQLLADKLNWGEELRVLIKKEHERLQAEYSVDN, translated from the exons ATGGATAAATcgcaagaaaaagaagaagatgaaaaag tcagtttatttgaaattttgtctaATTCAGCGCTGAGAGATCTCGGAGACTCTCAGAGCGATAAAACAGCTGGTGCCTCTTCAGAAAAACCGGAGAATAAAGATTCTGGTATAGAAAAAATCCGCAAGTACTTCAGCGAAAAGCTCAAGATGTATGATTCAACAGACTCTGCAAAATCGGAgacaaaggagaaaaaaattttggataCTCTGGATCTTGATGGCGTAGTGGAgtatataaaacaaaaaaattgtcgtaAAATCATAACAATGGCTGGTGCTGGAATATCAACGT CTGCTGGAATTCCTGATTTTCGGTCTCCATCAAGTGGCCTTTACCACAATCTTGGCAAATACAATTTGCCTCATCCACAAGCTATTTTCGAAATagattttttcatggaaaatcCAGAACCCTTCTTTGTTCTGGCCAAAGAATTGTTACCCGAGGGTTTTAAACCAACGCCAAGTCACTATTTCATTCGTTTGTTGTGGGAAAAAGGTTTGTTGCTGAGACATTACACACAGAATGTTGATACCCTGGAAAGAGTTGCTGGACTTCCTGGAGAAAAACTTGTTGAAGCTCACGGCACATTCCACACTGGACACTGTCTTAAATGTCGAGCTCTGTACACTTTGGAATGGATGAAAG ATAAAATAAGTGCCAGTTTGGTCCCAAAATGTGACAAATGCAAAGAGGGAATCGTCAAACCTGAcattgtattttttggtgaaatGTTACCGGAACGTTTCCATACACTTATCGATCAAGATTTCCGTCAAGCTGATCTGCTGATAATCATGGGCTCCAGCCTTGTTGTCCAGCCTTTTGCTTCGCTCGTTGATcg AGTAAGTTCCACTTGCCCGAGGCTTCTGATTAACAAAGAAAAAGTCGGAATTCAGGACAGACTTACAAGATTTTTGGGATTTGGACAAGGATTAGTTTTTGATCCCAAAAGCTCAGAAGTAGGACGTGACGTGGCATGGATTGGAGATTGTGACACTGGATGTCAGTTATTGGCTGACAAACTCAATTGGGGG GAGGAGTTGAGGGTGCTAATTAAGAAAGAACACGAAAGACTACAGGCCGAATATTCCGTTGATAATTAA